The following coding sequences are from one Psychrobacter sp. AH5 window:
- the lpxK gene encoding tetraacyldisaccharide 4'-kinase, translated as MTLETLVTKAWQRKAAWLWLLLPFSALYGLIIFLRRKAYQLGLLASYRAPATVMVIGNISVGGSGKTPLIISLVKYLQQRGIKVGVISRGYGGETSQMPALVTKDSAPNIVGDEPCLIVNMTGVAMAVCPNREQAITTLLAAHDDIQLIIADDGLQHYAMQRDIEWIVVDAERGFGNAQLLPTGFLREPLSRLENSTVIYHKKLDNLKLTKGELSKGAQVNDSALTMQLLPDPLQLLIIDEEVDKSGHRATPHTNLALPKVGSIVHGVSGIGYPQRFFDTLSTLGFEVIEHPYPDHYDFSLAELLQYTKHPIIVTSKDAVKIKALWRQQNLLDKSASGSELTSNPDWDELAARLWVLPVSAELSAACYQRLEQQLKNLGIVSSLNNDISPST; from the coding sequence ATGACATTGGAAACCCTAGTAACTAAAGCGTGGCAGCGCAAAGCCGCTTGGCTATGGCTATTACTGCCCTTTAGTGCATTGTATGGCCTGATAATTTTTTTACGCCGAAAAGCTTATCAATTAGGTCTGCTTGCCAGTTATCGCGCGCCCGCTACGGTCATGGTAATCGGTAATATCAGTGTGGGCGGTAGTGGTAAAACGCCGCTAATTATCAGCTTAGTTAAATATTTGCAGCAGCGCGGCATCAAGGTAGGGGTCATTAGTCGGGGCTATGGCGGTGAGACATCGCAAATGCCAGCGTTAGTCACTAAAGATAGCGCACCGAATATAGTGGGTGATGAGCCGTGTTTGATCGTCAATATGACGGGCGTGGCTATGGCGGTTTGTCCAAACCGTGAGCAAGCTATTACCACTTTACTAGCCGCTCATGATGATATTCAATTGATTATCGCGGATGATGGTCTGCAGCATTATGCTATGCAGCGAGATATTGAATGGATAGTAGTGGATGCAGAGCGCGGCTTTGGTAATGCTCAGCTATTGCCGACAGGGTTTTTGCGAGAGCCTTTATCTCGCCTCGAAAACAGCACCGTTATTTACCACAAAAAGCTGGATAATTTAAAGTTAACTAAAGGTGAGTTAAGCAAAGGCGCGCAGGTCAACGATAGTGCTTTGACTATGCAGCTGCTACCGGATCCATTACAGCTACTTATTATAGATGAGGAAGTAGATAAAAGTGGACATAGAGCTACGCCGCACACTAATTTAGCCTTACCTAAAGTTGGCAGCATAGTACACGGTGTCAGTGGGATCGGCTATCCGCAGCGCTTTTTTGACACCCTAAGCACCCTTGGCTTTGAGGTTATTGAGCACCCTTACCCTGATCATTATGATTTTAGTTTGGCTGAATTATTACAATATACTAAGCATCCTATTATAGTCACTAGTAAAGATGCGGTAAAAATAAAAGCGCTGTGGCGGCAACAAAACTTATTAGACAAATCAGCAAGTGGTAGTGAGTTGACATCTAATCCCGACTGGGATGAATTAGCTGCTAGGCTTTGGGTATTACCGGTGAGCGCTGAGCTATCTGCTGCTTGTTACCAAAGACTAGAGCAGCAACTAAAAAACCTAGGTATTGTTAGTAGTCTAAATAATGATATTAGTCCCTCAACTTAA
- the msbA gene encoding lipid A export permease/ATP-binding protein MsbA, producing MSQSWPSNSDNRTAKTKLEPVAPPKHKTLLRLLRYLKPYWWAILLTIVGFAINAATEIWIAKLLQYITDAINNNDQGKQNLFPALIIGLFFVRGVGSFLGNYYSALVSRNLVYELRVQVFSKLLRLPSSFYLANPSGTISSKLIFDVEQVTAASTDSMKTLLRDGLTVIALLGFLLYTNWRLTLILFLVLPPILLLIRIASRRYLKLSKGIQKTMGDVSHITNEVIGGYQVVKNYGGQAYEAKRFDKTSLENLRQGMKVVVTNSINTPAVQLLMAVAMSVVVWLALRPQVISDFSAGEFISYIAAAGLLSKPVRSLTDVNQKLQRGIAAGESIFALIDETEEQDTGTLNPTLSGELKLDKVSLIYPDSTVALQDFSLEVKAGETVALVGRSGAGKSSLVNLLTRTLSTSSGQITMDNIPIEDITLESLREQIAMVNQQVVLFNTSVFENIAYGSLATKSQAEVERAARDAFAHDFIMKMPQGYQSQIGAEGLQLSGGQRQRLSIARALLKDAPILILDEATSALDNESEYYIQQALDNVMKDRTTLVIAHRLTTIESADRIAVMDSGRIVEIGTHEDLLQKQGHYAQMYERDFE from the coding sequence ATGAGCCAATCTTGGCCCTCTAATAGTGATAACCGTACGGCTAAAACTAAGCTTGAACCAGTCGCGCCGCCTAAGCATAAAACCCTATTGCGTCTTCTTCGTTATCTAAAACCTTATTGGTGGGCGATATTACTTACCATAGTTGGTTTTGCCATTAACGCGGCTACTGAGATTTGGATTGCTAAATTATTGCAATATATCACTGACGCTATCAATAATAATGATCAAGGCAAACAAAACTTATTCCCAGCTTTAATAATAGGTTTGTTCTTTGTGCGCGGGGTAGGTAGTTTTTTAGGGAACTATTATTCTGCTCTGGTTTCAAGAAATCTAGTTTATGAGCTACGAGTACAGGTGTTTAGCAAGTTGCTGCGTCTGCCAAGCTCATTTTATTTAGCCAATCCATCAGGCACGATATCCTCTAAACTGATTTTCGATGTCGAGCAAGTCACTGCTGCTAGTACTGACTCAATGAAGACTTTGTTGCGTGATGGCTTAACAGTGATCGCTTTACTTGGCTTTTTGTTATATACCAACTGGCGTTTGACGCTGATTTTGTTTTTGGTTTTACCACCTATATTATTGCTAATTCGTATAGCTTCTAGGCGTTACCTTAAGTTGTCAAAAGGCATTCAAAAAACAATGGGCGATGTCAGTCATATTACTAATGAGGTCATTGGCGGTTATCAAGTAGTCAAAAACTATGGCGGACAGGCCTATGAAGCCAAGCGCTTTGATAAGACTTCGCTTGAGAACTTACGCCAAGGGATGAAAGTTGTAGTGACTAACAGCATCAACACGCCAGCGGTACAGCTATTGATGGCAGTAGCGATGTCTGTGGTGGTTTGGCTAGCGCTGCGTCCTCAGGTTATCAGTGACTTCTCAGCAGGGGAGTTTATCTCCTACATTGCAGCAGCAGGACTGCTTAGTAAGCCAGTACGCTCTTTGACTGATGTCAATCAAAAGCTACAAAGAGGGATTGCGGCTGGCGAGTCTATATTTGCCTTGATTGATGAGACAGAAGAGCAGGATACTGGCACGCTAAATCCAACGCTGTCAGGGGAGCTTAAATTAGATAAGGTCAGCTTGATTTATCCTGATTCAACCGTTGCCTTACAAGACTTTAGCTTGGAGGTAAAAGCAGGCGAGACTGTCGCTTTAGTAGGGCGTAGCGGCGCGGGTAAGTCGTCGCTAGTGAATTTGTTGACACGCACGTTATCGACCAGCTCAGGCCAGATTACTATGGATAATATACCTATTGAGGATATTACTTTAGAGAGTCTGCGCGAGCAGATTGCGATGGTCAATCAGCAAGTGGTGCTATTTAATACTAGTGTTTTTGAAAATATCGCCTATGGTAGCTTGGCTACTAAGAGCCAAGCTGAGGTTGAGCGTGCGGCAAGAGATGCTTTTGCCCATGACTTCATTATGAAAATGCCGCAAGGTTATCAAAGTCAAATAGGCGCTGAGGGTTTGCAGCTCTCTGGTGGTCAACGTCAGCGCTTATCTATTGCTAGAGCGCTACTAAAAGATGCGCCTATTTTGATCTTAGATGAGGCCACAAGCGCGCTTGACAATGAGTCAGAATACTATATCCAACAAGCGCTAGATAATGTCATGAAAGATCGGACTACCTTAGTTATCGCTCACCGTTTGACGACTATTGAGTCGGCAGATCGTATCGCGGTGATGGATAGCGGGCGTATTGTGGAGATTGGCACACACGAAGACTTGCTCCAAAAGCAAGGGCATTACGCGCAAATGTATGAGCGTGATTTTGAATAA
- a CDS encoding biopolymer transporter ExbD — MRFRKPTVEPLEINLTPMIDCLLFLIIFLLLATSFNHFSRLNIILPEAEGVELTEPQDSIEVAVQEDGSYLVNGIALASSSAAELTSLLQQEAGSNRELLFVIAADANATHQSVVRVMDIAGKLGFLNINISTVVPLGQPLPE, encoded by the coding sequence CTTGAGATTAATTTGACGCCGATGATCGATTGCTTATTGTTTTTGATCATATTCTTATTATTAGCGACTTCATTCAATCACTTTAGCCGCCTTAATATTATCTTGCCAGAAGCGGAAGGGGTAGAGCTGACCGAGCCACAAGATAGTATCGAGGTGGCGGTACAAGAAGATGGCAGTTACCTTGTCAACGGCATAGCGCTTGCAAGCAGCAGCGCCGCTGAATTGACCAGTTTGCTACAACAAGAAGCGGGTAGCAATCGCGAGCTACTGTTTGTGATTGCCGCTGATGCTAATGCGACTCATCAATCAGTGGTACGAGTGATGGATATCGCCGGTAAGCTGGGGTTTTTGAATATTAATATCAGCACGGTAGTACCTTTGGGTCAGCCCCTTCCAGAGTAA
- the kdsB gene encoding 3-deoxy-manno-octulosonate cytidylyltransferase, which translates to MANNLSDNASSTPLSISTAAKTHIVIPARFSSTRLPGKPLLLIHGKPMILWVAEKAQAAHFADDMCIATDDEAIARVCTEAGFEVVMTRSDHVSGTDRLAEVAAIKGWPEQDIVVNMQGDEPLVPPLLLEQVKTLLVKDSASVMATLYEPIGDCASFMRSSVVKVVSTSAHSDNLQRALYFSRAPIPHDRDLALAMDKPPAAIAPKNAYRHLGLYAYRVRLLQQFVQWPQSPLELLESLEQLRILENGGQIAIAAAELQLPAGVDTQEDLDRLNAMSLADFQRGHG; encoded by the coding sequence ATGGCAAATAACTTATCCGATAACGCTTCAAGTACTCCTTTATCTATCTCTACAGCTGCCAAAACTCACATTGTCATTCCGGCTCGTTTTAGCAGTACGCGTTTGCCGGGTAAACCGCTATTACTGATCCATGGTAAGCCGATGATTCTTTGGGTCGCTGAAAAAGCACAAGCGGCGCATTTTGCGGATGATATGTGCATAGCGACTGATGATGAAGCTATAGCTAGGGTCTGTACTGAGGCGGGTTTTGAGGTAGTAATGACGCGTTCTGATCATGTCTCAGGAACCGATCGTTTGGCAGAGGTCGCCGCTATTAAAGGTTGGCCTGAACAAGACATCGTCGTCAATATGCAAGGCGATGAGCCATTAGTGCCGCCGTTATTATTAGAGCAAGTCAAAACTTTATTGGTTAAGGATAGTGCTAGCGTAATGGCAACGTTATATGAGCCGATTGGGGATTGTGCTAGTTTTATGCGTTCCTCAGTCGTCAAAGTAGTTAGCACTAGCGCTCATAGTGATAATCTACAGCGTGCGCTCTATTTTAGCCGGGCGCCTATCCCGCATGACCGTGACTTAGCATTGGCTATGGACAAGCCACCGGCAGCCATAGCTCCAAAAAACGCTTATCGGCATCTGGGCTTATATGCTTACCGTGTCCGTTTATTGCAGCAGTTTGTGCAATGGCCACAGTCGCCGCTTGAGCTCCTTGAGAGCCTAGAGCAGCTACGTATTTTGGAAAACGGTGGACAGATAGCCATCGCAGCAGCTGAGCTGCAATTGCCAGCCGGGGTTGATACACAAGAGGATTTGGATCGTCTAAACGCGATGAGCTTAGCTGACTTTCAACGTGGTCATGGTTAA